One part of the Oncorhynchus clarkii lewisi isolate Uvic-CL-2024 chromosome 7, UVic_Ocla_1.0, whole genome shotgun sequence genome encodes these proteins:
- the LOC139414210 gene encoding small ribosomal subunit protein uS12 produces the protein MGKCRGLRTARKLRNHRREQRWHDKQYKKAHLGTALKANPFGGASHAKGIVLEKVGVEAKQPNSAIRKCVRVQLIKNGKKITAFVPNDGCLNFIEENDEVLVAGFGRKGHAVGDIPGVRFKVVKVANVSLLALYKGKKERPRS, from the exons ATGG GAAAGTGTCGCGGTCTGCGTACAGCCAGGAAGCTGCGTAACCATCGTCGTGAACAGAGATGGCATGATAAACAGTACAAGAAGGCCCATCTCGGCACTGCCCTGAAGGCTAACCCCTTCGGAGGCGCTTCCCACGCTAAGGGAATCGTACTTGAGAAAGT AGGTGTTGAAGCTAAGCAGCCCAACTCTGCCATTAGGAAGTGTGTCAGGGTCCAACTCATCAAGAATGGCAAGAAGATCACTGCCTTTGTCCCAAATGATGGTTGCTTGAATTTCATTGAG GAAAACGACGAGGTTCTGGTGGCAGGATTCGGTCGTAAGGGACATGCCGTCGGTGATATCCCCGGTGTCCGTTTCAAGGTGGTCAAAGTGGCTAACGTCTCCCTGCTGGCCCTTTACAAAGGCAAGAAGGAGAGACCCAGATCTTAA